Part of the Leptotrichia trevisanii DSM 22070 genome is shown below.
TACTTTGTAAGCCCTATATGTTTCATACAAGTCAGCTTTTGATGAAATTTCAAACAAGGAATGCATTGATATAAGTGCAGGCCCTGCATCTATCGTTCTAATTCCATAGTAAGCCAGAAATTTAGCTACAGTTCCTCCACCACCTTCATCTACCTTTCCAAAGCCTCCAGACTGATATTTAATTTCATTTTTGTCAAATATCTGTCTTATTTCCTGAATAAATTCCGCATCAGCATCATTTGCCATAACTTTTCCACGGCTTCCTGTATATTTTGCAAACGCCAGTCCATAAGACAACCGTGCCACATTTTCCATATCGTGAACTGATTTAAACACTGGATTAAGTGCAGCCGTAACATCTGACGACAATGCCTTAGAATTCCACAAAGTTTCCCTCAATATCTGATCATTGTAATTTTTTTCAGTAAGTGAAAGCATTTTCCCAACAACATATTCAGGCAATGTTGACTTCAAGCTCGTAGAACCTTCGCTTCCAATTTCTTCTTTATCTGTCAAATAAATCATAACAGTTTTCTCAGTTTCCTTAATATCAAACAAGGCTCTAAGCGAAGTATATGCACAAATTCTGTCATCTTGACCATATCCTCCAATCATGCTCTTATCAAGCCCCACATCCCGCAATTTTCCAGCAGGTACAACTTCCAGCTCCGCTGTAAAGAAATCATCTTCCTCTATTCCATAATCCTTTTTCAATTTATCCAGCACAAACTGCTTTATTTTTTTATTCACATTCTCATCATTTAAAGGCATATTTCCAAATAGCAGTTTTAATTCTTCGCCTTTAATAACTTCCCTTGCTTTTCTGTCATCCTGAACATTATACGCCAGATGCGGCAATATATCAGGCATACTGAATACAGGCTCGTCATCTTTTTCCCCAATTGAAAGTGTAACTTTTTCTCCATTTTTTAAGAAAACAACACCATGCAATGCTAATGGAGTCGCAGCCCATTGATATTTTTTGATTCCACCATAATAATGCGTATTTAAAAGTGCAAATTCCTCGTCTTCCATTATTGGATTAGGCTTTAAGTCCAGTCTTGGTGAATCCACATGGGAAACAATCATATTAATCCCGCTTTTTATATCATTTCCGACAATTACCGCAATGATATTTTTATTTCTGTTGTTAAAATAAATTTTATCCCCTTTTTTCAATTCACTTTTTTCATTAATATTGACAAAGCCATTTTTTTCAAGTTCCTTTTCTGTCAAATTCACAAATTCTCTCTCTGTTTTGGCAGAATCCAAATATTTTTTATAATCTTCAGCAAAGTCAAAAATTACTCTTTTTTGTTCATCTGTATAATTTTTCCACAAATTTTCCTTTGTCATTTTCTACATCCTTTCCAAAGTCAACAAAATATACAACAAAAGATGGCGACTTGAAAAAATATCCCAAATCAGCCACCTTCTTTCCTAATTAAATTAATTTTTCAATTTACATAATTTATTTAACTTCGTTCAATTTTTTTTCCAATTCTTTTCCAGCTTCTTCATATCCTGGTTTTCCTAACAATGCAAACATATTTTTCTTGTATGCTTCCACTCCAGGCTGATCAAACGGATTTACACCTAAAAGGTATCCGCTTACTCCACACGCTTTTTCAAAGAAGTAGAATGTGTATCCCAAATGATAAGGAGTTACTTCAGGAATGTTTACTCCCAAATTAGGCACATTTCCGTCAACGTGTGCCAGTATTACTCCATCAGTCGCTTTTTTGTTTACGTAATCCAATGTTTTTCCAGCGATAAAGTTTAGTCCATCAAGATTATCCTTGTCGCTTTCAATTGTAAATTCCACTTCTGGTTTTCCAATAGAAACTACTGTTTCAAAGAACAATCTTTTCCCTTCCTGAATATATTGTCCCAATGAATGCAAGTCTGCTGAAAAATCTGCCGAAGTTGGATACAAACCTTTTCCATCTTTCCCTTCAGATTCTCCAAACAATTGTTTCCACCATTCTGCCAAATAATGAACTCTTGGCTCATAATTTACCATTAATTCCAAGTCTTTTCCTTTTCTATGCAAAATATTTCTAACAGCTGCATATTGTAAAGCCTGATTTTCGTCCATATCCTTTTTCGAAAAATCATTCATCGCATCTTTTGCTCCAGCCATCAAGTCATCAATATTAATTCCAGCTGCAGCGATTGGTAAAAGTCCTACTGCAGTTAATACAGAAAATCTTCCACCAACATTGTCAGGTACAACAAAAGTTTCATATCCTTCAGCTGTAGCAAGTGTTTTTAATGCTCCTTTTTCCTTATCTGTTGTAGCATAAATTCTTTTTGCAGCTTCTTCTTTTCCATATTTTTCTTCCAGCATTTTTTTGAACACTCTGAATGCAATCGCAGGTTCAGTCGTAGTCCCAGATTTTGAAATTACATTTACTGAAAAATCCCTATCTCCAACAACTTCAATTAAATGTTGTAAATAAACACCGCTCATATTTGTCCCTGCAAAGTAGATTTCT
Proteins encoded:
- a CDS encoding aminopeptidase; protein product: MTKENLWKNYTDEQKRVIFDFAEDYKKYLDSAKTEREFVNLTEKELEKNGFVNINEKSELKKGDKIYFNNRNKNIIAVIVGNDIKSGINMIVSHVDSPRLDLKPNPIMEDEEFALLNTHYYGGIKKYQWAATPLALHGVVFLKNGEKVTLSIGEKDDEPVFSMPDILPHLAYNVQDDRKAREVIKGEELKLLFGNMPLNDENVNKKIKQFVLDKLKKDYGIEEDDFFTAELEVVPAGKLRDVGLDKSMIGGYGQDDRICAYTSLRALFDIKETEKTVMIYLTDKEEIGSEGSTSLKSTLPEYVVGKMLSLTEKNYNDQILRETLWNSKALSSDVTAALNPVFKSVHDMENVARLSYGLAFAKYTGSRGKVMANDADAEFIQEIRQIFDKNEIKYQSGGFGKVDEGGGGTVAKFLAYYGIRTIDAGPALISMHSLFEISSKADLYETYRAYKVFFELD
- a CDS encoding glucose-6-phosphate isomerase is translated as MKLNFNYQFAKNFFNENELKQIKPYVELANEVLTSKSGAGNDFLGWVDLPENYDKDEFVRIKKAAEKIKNDSEVLVVIGIGGSYLGAKAAIEFLSHSFYNNLPKDKRKTPEIYFAGTNMSGVYLQHLIEVVGDRDFSVNVISKSGTTTEPAIAFRVFKKMLEEKYGKEEAAKRIYATTDKEKGALKTLATAEGYETFVVPDNVGGRFSVLTAVGLLPIAAAGINIDDLMAGAKDAMNDFSKKDMDENQALQYAAVRNILHRKGKDLELMVNYEPRVHYLAEWWKQLFGESEGKDGKGLYPTSADFSADLHSLGQYIQEGKRLFFETVVSIGKPEVEFTIESDKDNLDGLNFIAGKTLDYVNKKATDGVILAHVDGNVPNLGVNIPEVTPYHLGYTFYFFEKACGVSGYLLGVNPFDQPGVEAYKKNMFALLGKPGYEEAGKELEKKLNEVK